From one Mytilus trossulus isolate FHL-02 chromosome 10, PNRI_Mtr1.1.1.hap1, whole genome shotgun sequence genomic stretch:
- the LOC134686641 gene encoding E3 ubiquitin-protein ligase XIAP-like: MEYKHKWEGDSGKSQEHIRNLFSQDLCHTTAVATLQTFNYPLQEIMDAVKLYVTREGNRNFTAEDLLIIIRRSNSASYIHVETDGPDAHQSSVPDRDTDIIIEENRQIEESKLCKICLENKVNVVFLPCGHICACSDCSPAIRKCAICREFIKNVMKVDVI, from the exons ATGGAGTATAAACATAAATGGGAAGGCGATTCAG gtAAATCACAAGAACATATCAGAAATCTGTTTTCTCAAGATTTATGTCATACTACGGCTGTAGCAACGTTGCAGACTTTTAACTATCCCTTACAAGAAATAATGGATGCTGTGAAATTATATGTCACACGAGAAG GAAACAGGAATTTTACCGCAGAAGACTTGTTGATCATAATAAGACGAAGTAATTCTGCATCATATATTCACGTAGAAACTGATGGTCCAGATGCACACCAGTCATCAGTACCAGACAGAG ATACCGATATTATCATTGAAGAAAATAGACAGATTGAGGAAAGTAAACTATGCAAAATATGTCTGGAAAATAAGGTGAACGTTGTGTTTTTGCCGTGTGGCCATATTTGTGCATGTTCAGACTGTTCACCAGCCATTCGGAAGTGCGCTATCTGTCGAGAATTTATTAAAAACGTCATGAAAGTAGATGTAATATAA